From Methanomassiliicoccales archaeon LGM-RCC1, one genomic window encodes:
- a CDS encoding homocysteine biosynthesis protein — protein sequence MSKTYEQINEKIRSGKAVVYTAEEVIDLVRKKGSEKAAEEVDVVTTGTFGAMCSSGAFLNFGHATPPIRMAEIRLNDVQVDGGLAAVDTFIGATATVPGAAGGYGGAHVIEDLIAGKKIHLHAWGPGTDCYVRKDIDTYITLDDINDAYLYNPRNCYQNYGVATNTSDKTIYTYMGKLLPKMKNASYSSAGQLSPLLNDPHLETIGMGTRIFLGGGEGYVAWPGTQFKTNVEEVNGVPIAGSRTLALIGDMKQMDSKYVRGLDITGYGVSMAVGIGVPIPILNKGIIERCAISDDMIFADMVDYSQPIDRPPMARYSYAQLRSGKVEYEGKTIRTSSMSSYAGAKEVAAKLKDWIEHGEFLLNQPCLSFPTDVKLKKLQERGC from the coding sequence ATGTCCAAGACGTATGAGCAGATTAACGAGAAGATCCGTTCCGGCAAGGCGGTGGTCTACACCGCAGAGGAGGTCATCGACCTCGTTAGGAAGAAAGGATCCGAGAAGGCAGCTGAAGAGGTAGATGTTGTAACCACCGGAACCTTCGGCGCCATGTGTTCATCCGGAGCATTTCTCAACTTCGGACATGCAACCCCGCCCATACGCATGGCAGAGATAAGACTCAACGACGTCCAGGTGGACGGAGGTCTGGCCGCAGTGGACACGTTCATCGGTGCCACAGCCACGGTACCGGGAGCCGCCGGAGGGTACGGAGGAGCTCACGTCATCGAGGACCTCATCGCAGGTAAGAAGATCCATCTCCATGCGTGGGGACCTGGAACCGACTGCTATGTGAGGAAGGATATCGATACCTACATCACCCTCGATGACATCAACGACGCATACCTGTACAATCCCCGCAACTGTTATCAGAACTACGGGGTGGCAACCAACACTTCGGACAAGACCATTTACACCTATATGGGAAAGCTTCTTCCCAAGATGAAGAACGCTTCCTACAGTTCCGCCGGACAGCTGTCCCCGTTGCTGAACGATCCCCATCTGGAGACCATCGGAATGGGAACGAGGATCTTCCTAGGGGGAGGAGAGGGATACGTGGCCTGGCCCGGAACACAGTTCAAGACCAATGTCGAGGAGGTCAACGGAGTTCCGATCGCAGGTTCCAGGACGCTTGCTCTGATCGGCGACATGAAGCAGATGGACTCCAAGTACGTCCGCGGACTGGACATTACCGGATACGGAGTCTCCATGGCAGTCGGTATCGGTGTACCGATACCAATCCTCAACAAAGGCATCATCGAGCGTTGCGCCATATCCGACGACATGATCTTCGCGGACATGGTGGACTACAGCCAGCCCATCGACAGGCCGCCCATGGCCAGATACAGCTACGCACAGCTCAGGTCGGGCAAGGTGGAGTACGAGGGCAAGACCATCAGGACATCATCCATGTCCTCCTACGCCGGCGCGAAGGAGGTGGCGGCGAAGCTGAAGGATTGGATAGAGCACGGCGAGTTCCTGCTCAACCAGCCCTGTCTTTCGTTCCCAACGGATGTGAAGCTCAAGAAACTACAGGAGAGGGGGTGCTGA
- a CDS encoding 4Fe-4S binding protein, translating into MDKKYKIEFDDTNVQQSVAYILVTEFDLKPNVLKAEIDGDGSGVMILALEGDESKLKAAENRLRDEGFTISEMAKRISRDEDKCWSCGACVSICPVMCFELDPITWELKIDNSKCISCGSCINACSVHALSLHI; encoded by the coding sequence ATGGATAAGAAGTACAAGATCGAGTTCGACGACACCAACGTCCAGCAGTCCGTCGCTTACATTCTAGTCACGGAGTTCGACCTCAAGCCGAACGTCCTGAAGGCCGAGATCGACGGAGACGGAAGCGGAGTCATGATCCTGGCCCTTGAGGGGGACGAATCGAAGCTCAAGGCAGCAGAGAACAGGCTCAGGGATGAAGGCTTCACCATCAGCGAGATGGCAAAGCGCATCTCCCGTGACGAGGACAAATGCTGGAGCTGCGGCGCATGCGTCTCCATCTGCCCGGTCATGTGTTTCGAATTGGACCCTATCACCTGGGAGCTCAAGATCGATAACAGCAAGTGCATCTCCTGCGGATCCTGCATCAACGCCTGTTCCGTCCACGCTCTGAGCCTCCACATATGA
- a CDS encoding UPF0280 family protein yields the protein MRTTFRYKETIVTIVCEQESVKVAKDAIFEARSIIESKVAADPFFQLTYDPYPVDPGDDELIRRMSSASVLSGVGPFAGVAGAVAVHAVEMMRDAGASEAIVENGGDIAFLSDRTVPIGLFADHPVLKDVAFNISSEGITGICSSSAKIGPSVSLGNSNVCTVFSDDVILADCCATALGNLVKDETSLAESLETIGSIEGVKGCLACVGDKVAMFGDVPEMIKSKVNVGQS from the coding sequence ATGAGGACAACATTCCGGTACAAGGAGACGATCGTCACAATCGTCTGTGAACAAGAATCCGTCAAGGTCGCCAAGGATGCCATATTCGAGGCGAGGTCGATCATTGAATCGAAGGTCGCGGCCGATCCTTTCTTCCAGCTTACCTACGACCCCTATCCAGTCGATCCCGGGGATGATGAGCTGATAAGGAGGATGTCTTCCGCATCCGTTCTCTCGGGCGTGGGGCCGTTCGCCGGAGTTGCCGGTGCTGTAGCTGTTCATGCTGTCGAGATGATGAGGGACGCTGGGGCTTCCGAGGCCATTGTCGAGAATGGAGGCGATATAGCATTCCTTTCGGACAGGACCGTACCCATAGGACTCTTCGCCGACCACCCTGTGCTCAAGGATGTGGCTTTCAACATATCATCCGAGGGGATAACAGGCATATGCTCCTCATCCGCAAAGATCGGGCCGTCGGTCTCCCTTGGGAACTCCAATGTGTGCACCGTATTCTCGGACGATGTCATCTTGGCGGATTGCTGTGCAACGGCACTGGGCAACCTCGTTAAGGACGAAACGTCTCTGGCGGAATCGCTAGAAACCATTGGTTCCATCGAAGGCGTCAAAGGATGCCTCGCATGTGTGGGCGACAAGGTCGCGATGTTCGGAGACGTGCCTGAGATGATTAAATCCAAGGTCAATGTGGGCCAGTCATAA
- a CDS encoding flavodoxin family protein, translating to MSKIVAVVSSPRKGANSETILNAMVDAAKGKGHDVQVFNVASLKDRRGCIACMGCKKAGKCVLKDELTPVLDAIREADGVILSTAVYFGQPTGQYRLLEDRFFSFIDGSFNPNITPKKLAVIVTAGSSGAEDLANQITGRMVSYFKFEPIGNVTMVDANPPHAAEQNPEILAKAGEIGSRF from the coding sequence ATGTCAAAGATCGTAGCAGTGGTTTCGAGCCCCAGGAAAGGAGCCAACTCCGAGACAATCCTCAATGCCATGGTCGATGCAGCGAAGGGAAAGGGACACGATGTCCAGGTCTTCAACGTTGCGTCGCTCAAGGACAGAAGGGGATGCATCGCATGTATGGGATGCAAGAAGGCAGGAAAGTGCGTTCTCAAGGATGAGCTTACCCCCGTTCTCGACGCCATCAGGGAAGCTGACGGAGTCATCCTTTCGACAGCCGTCTACTTCGGACAGCCCACAGGACAGTACAGGCTTCTGGAGGACAGGTTCTTCAGTTTCATCGACGGATCCTTCAACCCCAACATCACACCCAAGAAGCTTGCAGTAATTGTTACCGCAGGATCCTCTGGAGCAGAGGACCTGGCCAACCAGATCACAGGACGCATGGTGTCATACTTCAAGTTCGAACCCATCGGCAACGTGACAATGGTAGACGCAAACCCTCCGCATGCAGCTGAGCAGAACCCCGAGATCCTTGCCAAGGCTGGCGAGATCGGAAGTAGGTTCTGA
- a CDS encoding universal stress protein, which produces MKFENVLVPIDGSPLSEVAVDLAVHSAGTFASHITFVYVVDVTEYNRFGNIDGGAMISFRMKTEGNMFLENAAHVARQAGLEVDTKLIEGVPEEILIELSKEVDMLIMGVTGKSSGYGRVGGTARKVIEGAYCPVLTLKSGSKRIEEVLLPVSGTHAAAIDIAIETVKRINGRLTVFSVKHGDYDAESVVKEVADKCSAAGVNVATEIATGDAADTIISKSGMYDLVIMGTDGRSGLKKILNGSIAEKVMIHASCPVTIIRER; this is translated from the coding sequence ATGAAATTCGAAAACGTATTGGTCCCCATCGATGGTAGCCCCCTTTCAGAGGTGGCAGTCGATTTGGCAGTTCATTCTGCAGGCACTTTCGCCTCTCACATAACCTTTGTCTATGTTGTTGATGTCACAGAGTACAACAGATTCGGTAACATCGATGGTGGGGCGATGATCTCATTCAGGATGAAGACTGAAGGTAACATGTTCCTCGAGAATGCAGCCCATGTAGCAAGGCAGGCCGGTCTGGAGGTTGATACCAAGCTCATCGAGGGCGTTCCAGAAGAGATCCTAATCGAGCTCTCCAAAGAAGTCGATATGTTGATCATGGGAGTCACCGGAAAGAGTTCTGGATACGGCCGTGTCGGAGGAACTGCGAGAAAAGTCATCGAGGGTGCGTACTGCCCCGTGCTGACATTGAAATCAGGATCCAAGAGGATCGAGGAAGTTCTTCTTCCCGTCTCTGGAACGCACGCTGCAGCCATCGATATCGCAATCGAGACCGTCAAGCGCATCAATGGAAGGCTGACAGTATTCTCTGTCAAGCACGGCGATTATGATGCAGAGTCCGTGGTAAAGGAAGTTGCAGATAAATGTTCAGCTGCAGGCGTCAATGTCGCGACCGAGATCGCTACCGGAGATGCTGCCGATACGATCATCTCCAAATCCGGAATGTATGACCTGGTCATCATGGGTACGGATGGACGCTCTGGACTGAAGAAGATCCTGAACGGAAGTATTGCCGAGAAGGTCATGATTCATGCATCATGCCCCGTGACGATCATCAGAGAGAGGTAA